In one Desulfoferula mesophila genomic region, the following are encoded:
- the dctP gene encoding TRAP transporter substrate-binding protein DctP: MLAAAFLLAPAAAVQAKDVYTIKAISAFPKNHPHNLGLPLFIKLVEEKSQGRLKINWLGGPEVVKTFDQADALRRGSVDMLLYNPFSFFKPLGAVFMCRGLSQIPAWEERQTGAFDLWVKIFREKVNAEYLGSLNSLVPFRLFLNKKIDGIEGLKGLKIRVAPLYIPWMKALGAKPITIPPMEIYTAMQRGVVDGFVWPAYAIPGLGWHEVTKYEVIPGAFQIEPATIVNLDKFKSLPPDLQKVLKDVTEIMEGIDTARSLVRMETDWKIMQAAGMKKLVLPPADAKKFVELANDVTWKYVIEQAPKYGPEMRKLTTKKK, translated from the coding sequence ATGTTGGCGGCGGCGTTTTTGCTGGCCCCGGCCGCCGCGGTTCAGGCCAAGGACGTCTATACCATCAAGGCCATTTCGGCCTTCCCCAAAAATCATCCCCACAACCTGGGCCTGCCCCTGTTCATCAAACTGGTGGAGGAGAAGTCCCAGGGCCGTTTGAAAATCAACTGGCTGGGCGGCCCCGAGGTGGTAAAGACCTTTGACCAGGCCGACGCCCTGCGCCGGGGCTCCGTGGACATGCTGCTCTACAACCCCTTCTCCTTTTTCAAGCCCCTGGGCGCCGTGTTCATGTGCCGGGGGCTGTCCCAGATCCCGGCCTGGGAAGAGCGCCAGACCGGCGCTTTCGACCTGTGGGTCAAGATATTCCGGGAGAAGGTCAACGCCGAGTACCTGGGCTCGCTCAACTCCCTGGTGCCCTTCCGCCTGTTCCTCAACAAGAAAATTGACGGCATCGAGGGGCTCAAGGGCCTCAAGATCAGGGTGGCTCCGCTGTATATCCCCTGGATGAAGGCCCTGGGGGCCAAGCCCATCACCATTCCGCCCATGGAGATCTATACCGCCATGCAACGCGGGGTGGTGGACGGCTTCGTGTGGCCCGCCTACGCCATACCCGGCCTGGGCTGGCACGAGGTCACCAAATACGAGGTCATCCCCGGCGCCTTCCAGATCGAGCCCGCCACCATCGTCAACCTGGACAAGTTCAAGTCCCTGCCCCCGGATTTGCAAAAGGTGCTCAAGGACGTGACCGAGATAATGGAGGGCATCGACACGGCCCGTTCGCTGGTGCGCATGGAAACCGATTGGAAGATCATGCAAGCCGCCGGCATGAAGAAGCTGGTCCTGCCCCCCGCCGACGCCAAGAAGTTCGTGGAATTGGCCAACGACGTGACCTGGAAGTACGTGATCGAGCAGGCCCCCAAGTACGGGCCCGAGATGCGCAAGCTGACCACCAAGAAGAAGTAA
- a CDS encoding TRAP transporter small permease has protein sequence MSGRAVKLFDGLVTAGAAAAGLIFLFMMVAVCVDVIMRYWFQSPMGWVVEVCEYLLLYVTFLGAAWLLRKNGHVRVDLVYFYLSERSIARLKYLTAIAGTVACAVLFVVGCQATMDAFIRGNPEIKTLSIPKWTLLWVIPYGSLMLTIQFARQTLEHRRDYLRGAPGQNPNERA, from the coding sequence ATGTCAGGCAGGGCGGTGAAGCTGTTCGACGGCCTGGTGACGGCGGGAGCCGCCGCCGCGGGCCTCATATTCCTGTTCATGATGGTGGCGGTGTGCGTGGACGTCATCATGCGCTACTGGTTTCAGAGCCCCATGGGCTGGGTGGTGGAGGTGTGCGAATACCTGCTGCTCTACGTCACCTTCCTGGGGGCGGCCTGGCTGTTGCGCAAAAACGGCCACGTGCGAGTGGACCTGGTCTACTTCTATCTCAGCGAGCGCTCCATCGCCCGCCTGAAGTACCTCACCGCCATCGCGGGCACCGTGGCCTGCGCCGTCCTGTTCGTCGTCGGCTGCCAGGCCACCATGGACGCCTTCATCCGGGGCAACCCCGAGATCAAGACCCTGAGCATCCCCAAATGGACGCTGTTGTGGGTCATCCCCTATGGCAGCCTGATGCTCACCATCCAATTCGCGCGCCAAACCCTGGAGCACCGGCGGGACTACCTGCGGGGAGCTCCGGGGCAAAACCCCAACGAGAGGGCCTGA
- a CDS encoding TRAP transporter large permease has product MEWWWTLALILGGLLAILATGLPVAFSFLVVNLIGAYCLWGGLAGLEQLVDSIYSSVTMFSLLPVALFVLMGELLLHSQLALKAIDIVDSWLGRLPGRLSLVTLGAGTMFSCLSGSSMGTTAMLGSIMIPEMERRGYQPAISIGSCMSGGLAMIIPPSALAVILASIAQVSVGKVLVGGLLPGLLLAALYVLYIIGRCYFNPAIAPSYQPEPIPLRHKLAVSAKYLLPMSGVVFVVVGLIFLGVATPTESAAMGAMSVVILCAVYRRLTFEVLKKSLVGTLKIAVMMFTILTGSLAFSQLLAYTGATSGLVEFVSGLPLHPIFLMIAMQLVLLVLGTFMEQISIMMITLPIFMPLVKALGINEVLFVIIMLVNLEVAMKTPPFGFLLFVMRGVAPEKVSMGEIIRSTLPFVIIDMVAIALMMAFPVIVLLLPEHIMH; this is encoded by the coding sequence ATGGAGTGGTGGTGGACCCTGGCCCTGATCCTGGGCGGACTCTTGGCCATCCTGGCCACCGGGCTGCCCGTGGCTTTCAGCTTCCTGGTGGTGAACCTCATCGGCGCCTATTGCCTGTGGGGAGGCCTGGCCGGGCTGGAGCAGCTGGTGGACAGCATCTACAGCTCGGTGACCATGTTCTCCCTGTTGCCCGTGGCCCTGTTCGTGCTCATGGGCGAGCTGCTGCTTCATTCCCAGCTGGCGCTCAAAGCCATCGACATCGTGGACTCCTGGCTGGGGCGCCTGCCGGGGCGGCTCAGCCTGGTCACCCTGGGGGCGGGCACCATGTTCTCCTGCCTCAGCGGCTCCAGCATGGGCACCACGGCCATGCTGGGCTCCATCATGATCCCGGAGATGGAGCGGCGCGGCTACCAGCCGGCCATCAGCATCGGCTCGTGCATGAGCGGCGGCCTGGCCATGATCATCCCACCCAGCGCCCTGGCGGTGATCCTGGCCTCCATCGCCCAGGTCTCGGTGGGCAAGGTGCTGGTGGGCGGGCTCCTGCCCGGCCTGCTGCTGGCGGCCCTCTACGTCCTCTACATCATCGGGCGCTGCTATTTTAATCCCGCCATCGCCCCCAGCTACCAACCCGAGCCCATCCCCTTGCGCCACAAGCTGGCCGTGTCGGCCAAGTATCTGCTGCCCATGTCCGGGGTGGTGTTCGTGGTGGTGGGGCTCATCTTCCTGGGGGTGGCCACCCCCACCGAGTCGGCGGCCATGGGGGCCATGTCGGTGGTGATCCTCTGCGCGGTCTACCGCCGCCTGACCTTCGAGGTTCTCAAAAAATCGCTGGTGGGTACCCTCAAGATAGCGGTGATGATGTTCACCATCCTCACCGGCTCCCTGGCCTTCAGCCAGCTTTTGGCCTACACCGGGGCCACCTCGGGCCTGGTGGAGTTCGTCTCCGGCCTGCCCCTGCATCCGATATTCCTGATGATCGCCATGCAACTGGTGCTCTTGGTGCTGGGCACCTTCATGGAGCAGATCTCCATCATGATGATCACCCTGCCCATCTTCATGCCCCTGGTGAAGGCCCTGGGCATCAACGAGGTGCTGTTCGTGATCATCATGCTGGTCAACCTGGAGGTGGCCATGAAGACGCCGCCTTTCGGGTTCCTCTTGTTCGTCATGCGCGGGGTCGCCCCCGAAAAGGTCAGCATGGGCGAGATCATCCGCTCCACGCTGCCCTTCGTGATTATCGACATGGTGGCCATCGCCCTGATGATGGCCTTCCCGGTCATCGTCTTGCTGCTGCCGGAGCACATCATGCACTGA